The following is a genomic window from Hymenobacter monticola.
CTCATAGACAAAATACGGCACCGGTGCCCCGTTGGGTCCGTAGCAATTGCCGATGCCGCAGAGGCCTTTCTCGTAACGGTCGCGGCGCTTCAGGGTGCCGTCGGGGTAGTAGGTGAGCAGGTCGCCGTGGCGCTGGCCGTTGTAGTAGTCCTCTTTGGTGCGCATGCGGCCATCTTCGTACCAGGTGGTGAGGGTGCCGTGCAGGGTTTGGCGGTACACGTTGGCGTAGGGAATGTACTGCCGCAAGGCCCCCGAGGGGTAAAACACCCGCGTGACGCCCGTCAAACTGTCCCGAAACGTGGTTTCGGCGCAGTAAGCCGCGGGGTCAGCCTGGGTGGTAAGTTGGAAATCGGAGGTGTAGAAGGTGGCGGGCGGCTGGGCGACAGCCGGCGCCTGGGCGCGCCCCACCAACGGCAGCGCCAACATTGCGAAGACGGACAGTAAGGGTTTCACCAGCGCAAGCAAACGATAAAGTGAAGCAATGCAACAATCAAAAATAACCAACCGCACCCAGTTTATACGCACCTCCCGGGCTTTGGTGTCATCCCCCTCCGGCCATGGTGCGGGTACGCCCGGCGCGGGGCGTGCGCAGCGGCCGGCGCGTAGTTATCCTCGTTCGCACTCAGTGGAGGTCAGCTTTCCATACCAGGCCTGCTTGCTGGAAACCAGGCGGCCCCGGCTGCCGCGGCTTTCTCCAAGCGGGTCGGGCTTTTTTTGATTGAGGGTTTTATTTTGGAGAGGTGATTCTTTCTTTTCGCTCCTGCCCGCTTTACTGAATGCGGAACGTGACCGGCACGGTAAACGACACGGCCACCGGCTCGCCGTCCTGCCGGCCCGGCGCAAAGGGCTTGAGCTGGCGCACGGCGCTCACGGCCGCGTCTTGCAGCGACTCATAGGCCCGGGCGATGCCCTTGGGCACCTCCCCTGGTTTGATGTCATTGGGTTTGATGTCCTGCACCCGGCCGTCGGCGCCCACCACAAAGCTCACCTTCACAATGCCGTACACTCGCTGCTTGAGGGCGTCCACGGGGTAGCGGGTGTTCAGCATCACGGCGCGCACCACGGCGGCTTTGTCGCCGGCGCCTTCCGAGTACACCGGCATCTGCTCGTAGGGAAAATAGGCGACCGGCTGGCCGTCGGGCCCGAAGCATTCGCCCGCCAGCGGCTGGTCGGGCAGGTGGTGCTCGCGGCGCTTGAGGGTGCCATCCGGGTAGTAGGTCAGCAAGTCGCCCACCACCTTGCCGGCCTGAAATGTGGCCTGGTAGCGCAGCTGGCCGTTTTCGTAGTACTCGCTCACGGTGCCGTGGCGCAGGCTTTTGCGCACGCTGGCCAGCGGCATGAAGGACTTGAGCTTGCCCGAAGGCAGGAAGTACGTGCGCTTGGTGCCGCTCAGCGAGTCGCGGTAGGCGGTTTCCTGGCGCTCCACGGCCCCGGCTTCGGAAGGCAGCCTGTGCCGGTTGGCGTCGAGGTACACGATTTGCGTGGGCCGCGCGGCGGGCGCCGCCGTGGGCAGGTGCTGGGCGTGGCTGGCGGCGGCCAGGCTCAGCAGAACGGCCGTGCATGGAAGGCGGTAGAGTGTTTTCACAGCAAGCAGCTATTCGTTGGCAAAGGTGACAGGAAGAGTGTAGGCCACCGGCATGGGCACGCCGTCGCGCCGGCCGGGCTGGAAGCGCTTGAGCTTGCGCACCGACGCCAGCACGGCCTCGTCGGCCAGCGGGCACAGGCCCTGCTTGAGCTGAACATCGGCCACCTCCCCCGCGGCGTTCACATTGAAGCCAACCACGACTTGGCCTTCGCAGTGGTCTTTGCGGGTGAGCTTGGGGTAAACCATGCCGCGCACCACCGCCTTGATGACGGCCCGGGGTCCGCCGTCGCCCTCCGGGTACACGGGCATTTGCTCAAACGGGAAGAACGGCACAGGCAGGCCGTTTTCGGCAAAGCATTCGCCGCTGGTCTTGAAATCGTTCTTCTGGTTGTATACCTCCCGACGCTTCAGTTGCCCGCTGGGGTAGTAGGTGCGCATTTCGCCCGTTCGCCGGCCGTGCAGGTATTCGGCGTGGCTTTCAAGCTGGCCGCTGGGGTACCACTCCTCCCACACGCCGGAAAGCAAGCCCTTACGCAGGTGGCCGTACATCTGCGAGCTCGTCAGCTTACCGGTGGCCAGGGCATACGTTTTCACCGCGGCCTGCACGCTGTCGGCGTACTCGGTTTCGCGGCGGTAGCGGGCGCCCTGGGCCGTGGGCAGCACCGCGCGGGCCGAGTCCAGGTATTCGGTTTTTAGGTCGGGAATGGCCGGCTGCTGGGCCGAAGCCTCGGCAGCAGCAAGCGCGATAAGAGCTTTTAAGACAGCAAATTGCGAATAGGAACTCACGGGCAGTAGAATGGGCAGAAAGTGGAATAGGTCAATCAGCAAAGACGAGTCAGCACTTTATTTCAAGCCGAATTGCACGGGCAATGTAAAATAGAGTGCGACCGATTCCCCATCAATAATTGCTGAGGTTATTCGCTCGGCTGCATTGGGCGCAAATAAACGACCCGCCGAGAGGGCAATGGAACGCAACTCTCCGTTGAGGGCGCCGCTGGTAATGCCGGTGCCGTGGCTGCCGTTGGTATTTGGCGCCAGCATAAAATTGATGGGTACCTCACCACGCTGTGTCACCAAAGCTACCGACTCCGCACTGATTTGCTGTCGAGGCAACAAGATGAGCAGCTTTCGCAATTCTCCTTGTGTATCGTGCACGAATTGCGCCTTTGAGGCAGTGCTACGGTAAATGTTCGAGTTTTCGGCTCGGCCCACAGCCTGATAAGTAAATGAGTGGTTACTGGTTACTTTTTTTGGCAACGTGGCAGGTATTATCAGCGGGTTTGCGTTGCAGTCAACCAGCCGATTTCGAAAATCAAAACATTGACTTGTTATCCGCTTGCCGAGCCGATAGTTTGCCACTTGCCGCAAGGCCCCATTGCGATAAAACGTTTGCACCTCCCCGTCCAATGCGGCATAAGCCGAGAGCGGCCTGCGCAATGAAGGCACAAAAAAAGCCGTGGGGGCCGGCCCCAACGT
Proteins encoded in this region:
- a CDS encoding energy transducer TonB — its product is MKPLLSVFAMLALPLVGRAQAPAVAQPPATFYTSDFQLTTQADPAAYCAETTFRDSLTGVTRVFYPSGALRQYIPYANVYRQTLHGTLTTWYEDGRMRTKEDYYNGQRHGDLLTYYPDGTLKRRDRYEKGLCGIGNCYGPNGAPVPYFVYEQLPLYPGGEAQLTKELAKGVRLNAQELGQMRRESSQIYRMARAGFNREVEVELLVGEDGRITNAKVVKSSSSFLNAAALRAVGALKRQFVPARRDGQTVPSRYTVPVYYTMETPYRQGAGPGSYYPRGGRRW
- a CDS encoding energy transducer TonB, whose amino-acid sequence is MKTLYRLPCTAVLLSLAAASHAQHLPTAAPAARPTQIVYLDANRHRLPSEAGAVERQETAYRDSLSGTKRTYFLPSGKLKSFMPLASVRKSLRHGTVSEYYENGQLRYQATFQAGKVVGDLLTYYPDGTLKRREHHLPDQPLAGECFGPDGQPVAYFPYEQMPVYSEGAGDKAAVVRAVMLNTRYPVDALKQRVYGIVKVSFVVGADGRVQDIKPNDIKPGEVPKGIARAYESLQDAAVSAVRQLKPFAPGRQDGEPVAVSFTVPVTFRIQ
- a CDS encoding energy transducer TonB — its product is MSSYSQFAVLKALIALAAAEASAQQPAIPDLKTEYLDSARAVLPTAQGARYRRETEYADSVQAAVKTYALATGKLTSSQMYGHLRKGLLSGVWEEWYPSGQLESHAEYLHGRRTGEMRTYYPSGQLKRREVYNQKNDFKTSGECFAENGLPVPFFPFEQMPVYPEGDGGPRAVIKAVVRGMVYPKLTRKDHCEGQVVVGFNVNAAGEVADVQLKQGLCPLADEAVLASVRKLKRFQPGRRDGVPMPVAYTLPVTFANE